The Paenibacillus polymyxa M1 DNA segment TTGGCGCAGCGCTTGGATCTGCCGCTTATATTAGTGAGGCTTGACGCGATTATCCATAGTCATTTGGGGGAAACAGCGAGCAATGTGCGCAAGATCTTTGACTATGCAAATGGGACGCCTTGTGTTCTGTTTCTTGATGAATTTGATGCTCTGGGGCGTATGAGGGATTCAAATGATGAGGTGAAAGAGATGGCACGAGTGGTGAACACGCTGCTACAATGTCTAGACGAGTTCGGCGGAGAGAGTGTTTTTGTCGCAGCCACCAACCTTGAGGAAGAACTGGATACAGCGATATGGCGCCGTTTTGACACGAAAATGACGTATACATTGCCAACGCATGCGGATCGGATTCAATACATTGAACTGCTGATCGGGGAGAGCCTTGCTGGACAGGCTGCAGATTTGCTTGCCGGATGCAGCTTTGCTGATATTGAGCAGATTATGTTAAAAGCAAAACGAAAAGCGATTATAGAGAACCGAGCACTTAATTTTGAAAACATAGAAAATGCACTGTCGGAGTATAATCCTCGTATGA contains these protein-coding regions:
- a CDS encoding AAA family ATPase — its product is MNNKSKSNAAVRLPRAKGIDMATVYTPKECARKVKRIVLAEKNQTIVDEFITILGMKEKFEEQDVPMPNKIVMFGPPGTGKTLTAFYLAQRLDLPLILVRLDAIIHSHLGETASNVRKIFDYANGTPCVLFLDEFDALGRMRDSNDEVKEMARVVNTLLQCLDEFGGESVFVAATNLEEELDTAIWRRFDTKMTYTLPTHADRIQYIELLIGESLAGQAADLLAGCSFADIEQIMLKAKRKAIIENRALNFENIENALSEYNPRMKV